In Mycobacterium sp. 050128, one genomic interval encodes:
- a CDS encoding class I SAM-dependent methyltransferase, which yields MLGHLYDRALAGEQCWIRHEDGEVRVLPAHRWLGARCSPNGGLVDALDEVFDEAVTQMCSGPTIELGCGPGRLVARLFERGIPALGIDRSATAIRLAGRVGAPALLGDVFEPLPGMGRWQTVLLVDGNVGLGGDPRRILARAAELLRRGGRCVAEFEADAIGIRARWVRLESACDVGPWFRWASVGVDSAAALAAQVGLTLTGVRLIGGRVIASLAAP from the coding sequence ATGCTGGGACACCTCTACGATCGGGCGCTCGCCGGCGAGCAGTGTTGGATTCGCCATGAAGACGGCGAGGTTCGGGTGCTGCCGGCGCACCGCTGGCTGGGCGCACGGTGCTCCCCGAACGGCGGATTGGTCGATGCCCTCGACGAGGTCTTCGACGAAGCCGTCACCCAGATGTGCAGCGGGCCGACGATTGAGCTCGGCTGCGGGCCAGGACGATTGGTGGCGCGGCTGTTTGAGCGGGGGATACCCGCACTCGGCATCGACCGGTCCGCGACCGCGATCCGGCTGGCCGGGCGCGTCGGCGCGCCGGCCCTGCTGGGCGACGTGTTCGAGCCGCTGCCCGGCATGGGCCGGTGGCAGACGGTGCTGCTGGTCGACGGCAATGTCGGCCTGGGCGGAGACCCGCGGCGGATTCTGGCGCGCGCCGCCGAGCTGCTGCGCCGCGGCGGGCGCTGCGTGGCCGAATTCGAGGCCGACGCCATCGGCATCCGCGCGCGCTGGGTGCGGCTGGAGTCGGCCTGCGATGTCGGGCCGTGGTTCCGCTGGGCATCGGTCGGGGTGGACAGCGCTGCCGCACTGGCGGCCCAAGTCGGACTGACGTTGACCGGCGTTCGGCTGATCGGCGGTCGGGTGATCGCCAGCCTGGCCGCGCCATGA
- a CDS encoding alpha/beta hydrolase, whose amino-acid sequence MPNSDVHPDLRRIARIAPRQMVSRRSLSTIRVLTKLRERRNPGASRHAEVITLGSGVGIRLFRPSGVAAPAPALLWIHGGGYVMGSPQQDDRVCHGFSTRLGITVAAVKYRLAPEHPYPTPLEDCYAALTWLAGLPAVERTRVAIGGASAGGGLAAALALLARDRGEVAPLFQLLAYPMLDDRSSLTAENPDHRLWNTHSNRFGWSAYLGDADPQVAVPARRGDLAGLAPAWIGVGTHDLFHDEDLAYADRLRAAGVPCEVETIPGAFHGFDLVAPKVQVSQRFFDSQCEALREALAAAR is encoded by the coding sequence GTGCCGAACAGCGACGTTCACCCAGATCTACGCCGGATCGCGCGCATCGCGCCGCGACAAATGGTCAGTCGCCGCAGTCTGTCCACCATCCGGGTGCTGACCAAGCTGCGGGAGCGCCGCAATCCCGGCGCGTCCCGCCATGCCGAAGTGATCACCCTCGGTTCTGGAGTCGGCATCCGGCTGTTCCGGCCATCCGGTGTCGCCGCGCCCGCACCGGCACTGCTGTGGATACACGGCGGCGGATATGTGATGGGCAGCCCGCAACAAGACGATCGGGTGTGCCACGGGTTCAGCACCAGGCTGGGCATCACCGTCGCGGCGGTCAAATACCGCCTGGCCCCCGAACATCCGTATCCCACCCCGCTCGAGGACTGCTATGCGGCACTGACCTGGCTGGCCGGGCTGCCCGCGGTGGAGCGGACGCGGGTGGCGATCGGTGGCGCCAGTGCAGGTGGCGGTCTTGCGGCGGCGCTGGCGTTGCTGGCCCGGGACCGCGGCGAGGTCGCACCGCTGTTCCAGCTGCTGGCCTACCCGATGCTCGACGATCGCAGCTCGCTGACGGCCGAGAACCCGGACCACCGCCTGTGGAACACCCACAGCAACCGGTTCGGCTGGTCGGCGTATCTGGGCGACGCCGATCCGCAGGTCGCCGTACCGGCCCGCCGCGGCGATCTCGCCGGGTTGGCGCCGGCCTGGATCGGCGTCGGGACGCACGACCTGTTTCACGACGAAGACCTCGCCTATGCCGATCGCCTGCGGGCCGCCGGAGTGCCGTGCGAGGTGGAGACCATCCCCGGCGCCTTCCACGGATTCGACCTGGTGGCACCGAAAGTGCAAGTGTCGCAGCGCTTCTTCGACAGCCAGTGCGAGGCCCTGCGCGAGGCGCTGGCCGCCGCGCGCTAG
- a CDS encoding amidohydrolase family protein → MLIQRATLLDGTVTDIRVGARIEEMGDDLEFRSGETVLDAHGATVLPGLHDHHVHLRSAAAAMDSLMLGPPRVRTKDQLVQHLSLATPNADGWIRAIGYHESVAGELDRAALDAIVAGSPVRVQHRSGALWILNSVALHLLGMADHPDGRLRASDRWSDALQRQNSDLTELSRRLTAVGVTGVTDATPDLDADDMVSLLVAHRHGEFGPRPSFLAPGKKILHDDRLDLDALTEWIADHHAEGRPVAVHCVTTAQLVVTIAALRAAGSHRLDRIEHAAVVEDDNLADLADLSQSDGLTVVTQPNFVTERGDQYLAEIPAAEHATLWRVASLRKAKVRLALSTDMPFGRGDPWAAMRAAVHRTTPSGAVLGVDECVSATDALTMFLGSADQPSRPRVVDVGQPADLCVLAAQPTMVLAELDAELVAATIIGGAIAYPAD, encoded by the coding sequence ATGCTGATTCAGCGAGCGACACTGCTGGACGGCACGGTGACCGACATCCGGGTCGGCGCGCGGATCGAGGAGATGGGCGACGACCTCGAATTCAGGAGCGGCGAGACCGTGCTCGACGCGCATGGCGCGACCGTGCTACCCGGCCTGCACGACCACCACGTGCATCTGCGCTCGGCCGCCGCGGCGATGGATTCGCTGATGCTAGGACCGCCCCGCGTCCGCACCAAAGATCAACTGGTACAACACCTGTCGTTGGCTACACCGAACGCCGACGGATGGATCCGGGCGATCGGCTACCACGAATCCGTTGCCGGTGAGCTGGATCGCGCCGCGCTGGACGCCATCGTGGCCGGCAGTCCGGTCCGCGTCCAGCACCGCAGCGGCGCCTTGTGGATCCTCAATTCCGTCGCACTGCACCTGCTCGGAATGGCCGATCACCCCGACGGGCGGCTGCGCGCCAGCGACCGTTGGTCCGACGCGCTGCAGCGCCAAAACAGCGACCTCACCGAGCTCAGCCGGCGCCTCACCGCGGTTGGCGTCACCGGAGTCACCGATGCCACACCGGATCTCGACGCGGACGACATGGTGTCATTGTTGGTGGCGCACCGGCACGGAGAGTTCGGGCCGCGGCCGTCTTTCTTGGCCCCGGGCAAGAAGATACTGCACGACGACCGCCTCGACCTGGATGCGCTGACCGAATGGATCGCCGACCACCACGCCGAGGGAAGACCGGTTGCCGTGCACTGCGTGACCACGGCCCAGTTGGTGGTCACCATCGCGGCATTGCGCGCCGCCGGCAGCCATCGGCTGGACCGAATAGAGCACGCCGCGGTCGTCGAAGACGACAACCTTGCCGACCTCGCGGACCTTTCCCAGTCCGATGGGCTCACCGTGGTGACCCAGCCCAACTTCGTCACCGAACGTGGCGATCAGTACCTCGCCGAGATTCCCGCTGCCGAGCACGCCACGCTGTGGCGGGTCGCGTCGCTGCGAAAAGCCAAGGTGCGCCTGGCACTATCGACCGACATGCCGTTCGGCCGCGGTGACCCGTGGGCGGCGATGCGTGCCGCGGTACACCGCACCACGCCCAGCGGTGCGGTGCTAGGCGTCGACGAATGTGTCTCGGCGACGGACGCTTTGACGATGTTCCTGGGATCAGCCGATCAGCCGAGCCGGCCCCGGGTCGTCGACGTTGGACAGCCGGCCGACCTATGCGTGCTGGCCGCGCAGCCCACGATGGTGCTCGCCGAGCTGGACGCCGAGCTGGTGGCCGCGACGATCATCGGCGGCGCCATCGCCTATCCCGCGGACTAG
- a CDS encoding CoA transferase produces MVQVSNAASRWGSSGLACLTGLPGGPPDFSRAEVLARAEQVATAVGGHLGITVDAATLLAGRAGLLGLSRGGRISAGGATRLLSARDGWCALTLSRPDDIAAVPALLEVDEVPADPWPTLQRWAATRLVSSIIERTSLLDMPAAGLGEAAEAPGRVERLGSTGAARGVAGLLVADLSSMWAGPLCGQLLARAGATVVKVESPQRPDGTRAGNREFFDWMNAEKLSYCLDFEGQADELRELLAVADIVIEGSRPAALARRGLGPDRLAPRAGRIWLRISGYDQNPGRSAFGDDAAVAGGLVGVGGDGPVFCGDAIADPLTGLQAAVAVAESLARGGGELIQLSMAGIAAGYAALPGTASASECPAPPPQPPPSHRRAAELGADNDAVRRIVSERRFLPC; encoded by the coding sequence ATGGTCCAGGTGAGCAACGCGGCATCCCGGTGGGGAAGCAGCGGGCTGGCCTGCCTGACCGGCCTGCCCGGCGGGCCGCCGGACTTCTCTCGCGCCGAGGTGCTGGCCCGCGCCGAGCAGGTCGCGACGGCGGTCGGCGGTCATCTGGGCATCACCGTCGATGCCGCCACGCTGCTGGCCGGCCGGGCCGGATTGCTCGGATTGAGCCGCGGCGGCCGGATTTCGGCCGGCGGTGCTACCCGGCTGCTCTCGGCGCGCGACGGTTGGTGCGCCCTCACGCTGTCGCGCCCCGACGACATTGCCGCCGTCCCCGCGCTATTGGAAGTTGACGAGGTGCCCGCCGATCCCTGGCCAACGCTGCAGCGTTGGGCCGCAACGCGTCTCGTCTCGTCGATCATCGAGCGGACAAGTCTGCTCGACATGCCGGCGGCCGGCCTGGGCGAGGCCGCCGAGGCGCCGGGGCGGGTCGAGCGACTGGGCAGCACGGGCGCCGCCCGGGGTGTCGCGGGCCTGCTGGTGGCCGACCTGTCGTCGATGTGGGCCGGCCCGCTCTGCGGGCAGCTGCTGGCCCGCGCCGGAGCCACCGTCGTCAAAGTCGAAAGCCCACAACGCCCGGACGGCACCCGGGCCGGGAATCGCGAATTCTTCGACTGGATGAACGCCGAAAAGCTCTCCTATTGCCTCGATTTCGAGGGCCAGGCCGACGAGCTGCGCGAGCTGCTTGCGGTCGCCGACATCGTGATCGAGGGCTCGCGGCCCGCGGCGCTGGCGCGGCGGGGTTTGGGCCCGGACCGTCTTGCGCCGCGAGCGGGCCGAATCTGGTTGCGTATCAGCGGGTATGACCAGAACCCCGGCAGGTCCGCATTCGGCGACGACGCTGCGGTGGCCGGCGGCCTGGTCGGTGTCGGCGGAGATGGCCCGGTGTTCTGCGGGGACGCCATCGCCGATCCGCTCACCGGCCTGCAAGCCGCCGTGGCCGTGGCCGAATCGCTGGCCCGCGGTGGCGGCGAGTTGATCCAGCTGTCGATGGCGGGGATCGCCGCGGGCTATGCGGCCCTGCCCGGCACGGCGTCGGCGTCGGAATGCCCGGCGCCGCCGCCACAGCCGCCGCCGTCGCACCGCCGGGCCGCCGAACTGGGCGCGGACAACGATGCCGTACGCCGGATCGTCAGCGAAAGACGTTTCCTGCCATGCTGA
- a CDS encoding MaoC family dehydratase, protein MTGNGYAGIREGGPYFDDLSRGQVFDWAPVATLSAGMAAAHQAILGDRLRLALDAELCVAVIGAPGPLAHPGLVCDVAIGQSTLVTARVKANLFYRGLTFHRFPVIGDSLYTRTEVVGLRTNSAKPGRAPTGLAALRMTTIDQADRLVLDFYRCAMLPASPDFDPDNAPADDMTTIGADAAPPSVAPAAHWNGEAFRKRVPGPHFDTALAGRVLHSTGDVVSSAPELARLTLNIAAAHHDSRSGGRRLVYGGHTIGLAFAQANRLLPNLGTVLGWQSCDHTGPVYEGDTLYSELHVESADGGELGLRSLVYAVGDGAEQPERPVLDWRLRALHF, encoded by the coding sequence GTGACGGGTAACGGGTATGCGGGAATCCGCGAAGGCGGGCCGTACTTCGACGATCTGTCCAGGGGCCAGGTCTTCGACTGGGCACCGGTGGCGACGCTGTCGGCGGGCATGGCCGCCGCGCATCAGGCGATCCTCGGGGACCGGCTGCGCCTGGCCCTGGACGCCGAGCTGTGTGTCGCGGTGATTGGCGCGCCCGGACCGCTGGCGCACCCGGGGCTGGTCTGCGACGTCGCCATCGGGCAGAGCACGCTGGTCACTGCGCGGGTCAAAGCGAACCTGTTCTACCGCGGCCTGACATTCCACCGATTCCCGGTCATCGGCGACTCCCTCTACACTCGCACCGAAGTCGTTGGGCTGCGCACCAACTCGGCCAAGCCCGGCCGGGCCCCGACGGGTCTTGCTGCGCTGCGGATGACCACGATCGACCAGGCCGATCGATTGGTGCTCGATTTCTACCGCTGCGCCATGTTGCCCGCGAGCCCGGACTTCGACCCCGATAACGCGCCCGCCGACGATATGACGACGATCGGCGCCGATGCGGCACCCCCGTCCGTCGCGCCGGCGGCGCACTGGAACGGTGAGGCCTTCCGAAAGCGAGTGCCCGGGCCGCATTTCGACACCGCACTGGCGGGTAGGGTGCTGCACAGCACCGGCGACGTCGTCAGCAGTGCACCCGAGCTGGCCCGGCTTACCCTGAATATCGCTGCCGCACATCATGATTCACGCTCCGGCGGGCGCCGGCTGGTGTATGGCGGCCACACCATCGGGCTGGCGTTCGCGCAGGCCAACAGGCTGCTGCCCAATCTGGGCACCGTGCTGGGCTGGCAGTCGTGCGATCACACCGGGCCGGTGTACGAGGGCGACACCCTGTACAGCGAACTGCATGTCGAGTCGGCCGACGGGGGCGAGCTGGGACTGCGATCGCTGGTCTACGCGGTCGGTGACGGGGCCGAACAGCCCGAGCGGCCGGTGCTGGACTGGCGACTGCGCGCGCTGCACTTCTGA
- a CDS encoding acyl-CoA dehydrogenase family protein produces MDDEEDMLVATVRAFIDREVKPTVREVEHANAYPEAWIEQMKRIGIYGLAIPEEYGGSPVSMPGYVRVTQELARGWMSLAGAMGGHTVVAKLLVLFGTEEQKRTYLPRMATGQVRATMALTEPGGGSDLQNMSTTALPDGSGGLLINGAKTWISNARHSGLIALLCKTDPQATPRHKGISIVLVEQGPGLTISRDLPKLGYKGVESCELSFDNFAAPTSAVLGDLMGEGFSQMMKGLETGRIQVASRALGVATAALEDALAYAQQRESFGKPIWKHQAVGNYLADMATKLTAARQLTRYAAQRYDSGERCDMEAGMAKLFASEIAMEIALNAVRIHGGYGYSTEYDVERYFRDAPLMIVGEGTNEIQRNVIAGQLVARGGI; encoded by the coding sequence TTGGACGACGAAGAAGACATGCTGGTCGCCACGGTGCGGGCGTTCATCGACCGTGAGGTCAAACCGACGGTCCGCGAGGTCGAGCACGCCAACGCCTACCCCGAGGCGTGGATCGAGCAGATGAAGCGGATCGGCATCTACGGCCTGGCCATCCCCGAGGAATACGGCGGCTCGCCGGTCTCGATGCCCGGGTATGTGCGGGTCACCCAGGAGCTGGCCCGCGGCTGGATGAGCCTGGCCGGCGCGATGGGCGGCCACACCGTGGTCGCCAAGCTGCTGGTGTTGTTCGGCACCGAGGAGCAGAAGCGGACCTACCTGCCGCGGATGGCCACCGGCCAGGTGCGGGCCACGATGGCACTGACCGAGCCCGGCGGCGGCTCCGACCTGCAGAACATGTCGACCACCGCGCTGCCCGACGGCTCCGGTGGCCTGCTGATCAACGGCGCCAAAACCTGGATCAGCAACGCGCGTCATTCCGGGCTGATCGCGTTGCTGTGCAAAACCGACCCGCAGGCCACACCGCGCCATAAGGGCATCTCGATCGTGCTTGTGGAGCAGGGGCCGGGTCTGACGATCTCCCGGGATCTACCCAAGCTCGGCTACAAGGGCGTCGAGTCGTGCGAGCTGTCCTTCGACAACTTCGCCGCTCCCACGTCCGCCGTCCTGGGAGACCTTATGGGCGAGGGCTTTTCGCAGATGATGAAGGGCCTCGAGACCGGGCGCATCCAAGTGGCGTCCCGCGCCCTGGGCGTGGCGACCGCGGCGCTCGAGGACGCGTTGGCGTATGCGCAGCAGCGGGAGAGCTTCGGCAAGCCGATCTGGAAACATCAGGCCGTCGGCAACTACCTGGCCGACATGGCCACCAAGCTCACCGCCGCCCGCCAGCTCACCCGGTACGCCGCGCAGCGTTACGACAGCGGCGAACGTTGCGACATGGAAGCCGGGATGGCAAAACTGTTCGCCTCCGAGATCGCGATGGAGATCGCGCTGAACGCGGTGCGCATCCACGGCGGCTACGGCTACTCCACCGAGTACGACGTCGAGCGCTACTTTCGCGACGCGCCCCTGATGATCGTCGGCGAGGGCACGAATGAGATCCAACGCAATGTGATAGCCGGCCAGCTGGTGGCCCGAGGCGGGATCTAA